The following coding sequences are from one Leptolyngbya sp. NIES-3755 window:
- a CDS encoding muconate cycloisomerase (similar to AA sequence:cyanobase_aa:LBDG_06660): MHIQIQTFTVHKRFALKISRGTTAQTTNIWLKIEEDGIEGWGEASPFSIGEKPQTTEAIARSLQAIAPLLKAIHPLERQRIDQLLAQAKLPSAARAAIDLALQDWFGKSVNLPLWKIWGLERDRIVPTSVTIGINTPEGAKQRVKDWLGKGTVESPLQDIQALKVKLGSPEGIEADQAMFEAVREAAPNIDQISVDANGGWTVETALKMAHWLSDRHVTYIEQPLPAGQETELTKLFYLSPLPIFVDESCFTSRSIPSLCDRVHGINIKLMKSGGLSEALRMIHVAKANDLKVMFGCYSDSALMNSAIAQLSPLADYLDLDSHLNLVDDPFTGASFQNGRVIPSDRPGIGVVLRR; this comes from the coding sequence ATGCACATTCAGATTCAGACTTTCACCGTTCACAAGCGGTTTGCACTGAAAATTAGTCGCGGCACAACGGCTCAAACGACGAATATTTGGCTCAAGATCGAAGAGGATGGAATCGAAGGTTGGGGGGAAGCTTCTCCGTTTTCGATCGGAGAAAAACCGCAAACCACAGAAGCGATCGCTCGTTCTCTTCAAGCGATCGCACCTTTGCTCAAAGCGATCCATCCGCTCGAACGTCAACGCATCGATCAGTTGCTCGCTCAAGCCAAACTCCCTTCTGCGGCTCGTGCGGCGATCGATCTGGCGCTACAGGATTGGTTTGGAAAGTCGGTGAATCTGCCGCTTTGGAAAATTTGGGGATTGGAGCGCGATCGCATTGTGCCCACTTCAGTGACGATCGGCATTAACACGCCCGAAGGTGCAAAACAACGAGTCAAAGATTGGCTCGGAAAAGGAACGGTTGAATCGCCGCTTCAAGACATTCAAGCGTTGAAAGTGAAACTGGGAAGTCCTGAAGGGATTGAAGCAGATCAAGCCATGTTTGAAGCAGTTCGAGAAGCGGCTCCGAACATTGATCAAATCAGTGTGGATGCCAATGGTGGATGGACAGTTGAAACGGCGCTAAAAATGGCTCATTGGTTGAGCGATCGTCATGTGACTTACATCGAGCAACCGTTACCAGCGGGACAAGAAACGGAACTTACGAAATTGTTCTATCTATCACCGTTACCCATTTTTGTCGATGAGAGTTGCTTTACCAGCCGATCGATTCCATCTTTGTGCGATCGCGTTCACGGCATCAACATCAAACTGATGAAATCGGGCGGTCTGAGTGAAGCACTCCGAATGATTCATGTGGCTAAAGCGAATGACTTAAAAGTGATGTTCGGGTGTTACTCCGATAGTGCCTTGATGAATAGCGCGATCGCACAGTTATCTCCGTTAGCGGATTACTTAGATCTCGATAGTCACTTGAATTTAGTGGATGATCCATTTACCGGAGCAAGCTTTCAAAACGGTCGAGTGATACCGAGCGATCGACCTGGAATTGGGGTGGTACTTAGGAGATAG
- a CDS encoding pantothenate kinase, type III (similar to AA sequence:cyanobase_aa:LBDG_52060), whose protein sequence is MSLIDHDWIALNIGNSRLHWALFKHDRIQEKWDTPHIHGNSVISLDERLPNFITRPISLDYQSIAGLTIDAELWITSVVPEQFYYWRDLPNSFCIDLDQIPLRQLYPTLGVDRALALWGAIQHYGSPALVIDCGTAMTFTGANERNELVGGAIVPGVRLQFQALGKYTAALPTIETVETLPNRWARDTKSAIESGILNTLLAGVRSFIEDWHQQVGESAIVLTGGDANLMYSLLASEQIRLDLDLVFWGMRSIRNLHLDPRS, encoded by the coding sequence ATGAGTTTAATCGATCACGATTGGATCGCGCTAAATATTGGAAACTCCCGTCTTCATTGGGCTTTGTTTAAGCACGATCGAATTCAAGAAAAATGGGATACGCCCCACATCCACGGAAACTCGGTGATTTCGCTCGATGAACGACTTCCGAATTTTATAACTCGCCCAATTAGTTTAGATTATCAATCAATTGCAGGGTTAACGATTGACGCGGAGTTATGGATCACATCTGTTGTACCGGAGCAGTTCTATTATTGGCGCGACTTGCCGAATTCGTTCTGCATCGATCTAGATCAGATCCCCCTTCGGCAACTTTACCCTACTTTGGGGGTCGATCGTGCGTTGGCGCTTTGGGGTGCGATTCAACACTATGGCAGTCCAGCACTGGTGATCGATTGTGGGACAGCGATGACGTTTACGGGCGCAAATGAGCGAAATGAACTCGTTGGAGGTGCGATCGTGCCTGGAGTGCGGCTACAGTTTCAAGCATTGGGAAAATATACCGCTGCACTTCCAACGATCGAAACGGTTGAAACGCTGCCAAATCGGTGGGCGAGGGATACAAAAAGCGCGATCGAGAGCGGCATTCTCAATACTTTATTGGCGGGCGTTCGGAGCTTTATCGAAGATTGGCATCAACAAGTCGGGGAAAGTGCGATCGTTCTAACGGGCGGTGATGCCAATCTAATGTATTCGCTATTGGCATCCGAGCAAATTCGACTCGATTTGGATTTAGTTTTCTGGGGAATGCGATCGATCCGAAACTTGCACTTAGACCCACGATCGTAG
- a CDS encoding flavin reductase domain-containing protein (similar to AA sequence:cyanobase_aa:LBDG_52050): MVASAPRPTRSRVRLTTETSDIAPETTTIRSLDWDRDRFDIEFSLDNGTTYNSFLIRGEKIALVDTSHAKFRELYIDALNELIDPQEIDYLIISHTEPDHSGLVRDVLELNPEITVVGAKVAIQFLENLVHQPFKSKIVKSGDRLDLGNGHELEFVSAPNLHWPDTIFTYDHKTQTLFTCDAFGMHFCDDHTYDEDLDILEAEFRQYYDCLMAPNARSVLGAIKRIKELPEITTIATGHGPLLRYNIEELVGRYQDWSQTQAKATTTVGLFYVAGHGYGDRLAQAIGTGITKTGVAVEMMDLRVADPQEVRELVELSSAIVLGMPPQTGEGAENAAAAIGTILAAANSKQNFGLFEVGGGNDEAVYPIRNRFREVGLVEKFEPIKIETEPTEAIYQLCEESGTDLGQWLTRDRTVKQMKALDNELDKALGRISGGLYIITAQKGDVSSAMLASWVAQASSEPLGVSIAVAKDRAIESLLHVGDRFVLNALEEGRYQTLMKHFLKRFAPGADRFADVATYPATNGSPILAEALAYMECEVVSRMECSDHWIVYSTVTAGRVAKADALTAVHHRKVGNHY, from the coding sequence ATGGTCGCTTCTGCTCCTCGCCCCACTCGATCGAGAGTTCGTCTCACTACCGAAACGAGCGATATCGCCCCGGAAACTACCACGATTCGATCGCTCGACTGGGATCGCGATCGCTTTGATATTGAATTCTCGCTCGATAACGGAACCACTTATAATTCCTTTCTGATTCGAGGTGAGAAAATCGCCCTTGTAGACACATCCCACGCCAAATTCCGCGAACTCTACATTGATGCGCTCAATGAACTGATCGATCCACAAGAAATCGATTATCTCATCATCAGCCACACCGAACCGGATCACAGCGGCTTGGTGCGCGATGTTCTCGAATTGAATCCTGAAATCACCGTTGTCGGTGCAAAAGTCGCGATTCAATTCCTCGAAAATCTCGTCCACCAACCCTTCAAGAGCAAGATCGTTAAAAGTGGCGATCGCTTAGATTTGGGCAACGGTCACGAACTCGAATTCGTCTCGGCTCCGAATCTTCATTGGCCCGACACCATTTTCACCTACGATCACAAAACCCAGACGCTTTTTACCTGTGATGCGTTCGGGATGCACTTCTGCGACGATCACACCTACGACGAAGACCTCGACATTCTCGAAGCCGAATTTCGTCAATACTACGACTGTCTGATGGCTCCCAATGCTCGATCGGTCTTGGGCGCAATCAAGCGAATCAAAGAACTCCCGGAAATTACGACGATCGCAACCGGTCACGGTCCTCTCTTGCGCTACAACATCGAAGAATTAGTCGGTCGCTACCAAGACTGGAGCCAAACCCAAGCAAAAGCGACCACAACGGTTGGATTGTTCTATGTGGCAGGGCATGGATACGGCGATCGACTCGCACAAGCGATCGGAACTGGAATCACCAAAACCGGAGTTGCAGTTGAAATGATGGATTTGCGAGTCGCTGATCCTCAAGAAGTTCGTGAATTGGTCGAACTTTCAAGCGCGATCGTGCTTGGTATGCCACCCCAAACCGGAGAAGGTGCTGAGAATGCTGCTGCTGCAATTGGAACGATTCTTGCGGCGGCGAATTCTAAACAAAACTTCGGACTCTTTGAAGTCGGTGGCGGCAACGATGAAGCCGTTTACCCAATTCGTAACCGATTCCGAGAAGTCGGACTGGTTGAAAAGTTCGAGCCAATCAAAATCGAAACGGAACCGACCGAAGCGATTTACCAGCTTTGCGAAGAGTCAGGAACCGACTTGGGACAATGGCTGACTCGCGATCGTACAGTCAAACAAATGAAAGCGCTAGACAACGAACTCGATAAAGCGCTCGGTCGCATCAGTGGCGGTTTGTACATCATTACCGCACAGAAAGGCGATGTTTCGAGTGCGATGCTGGCTTCTTGGGTCGCTCAAGCGAGTTCTGAACCGTTAGGAGTCTCGATCGCGGTTGCAAAAGATCGAGCGATCGAATCTCTGCTGCATGTGGGCGATCGATTTGTTCTAAATGCACTTGAAGAAGGTCGATATCAGACTTTGATGAAGCACTTCTTAAAACGATTTGCACCGGGAGCCGATCGGTTTGCAGATGTGGCGACTTATCCCGCGACGAATGGTTCACCGATTTTGGCGGAAGCACTCGCGTATATGGAATGTGAAGTCGTGAGCCGGATGGAATGTAGCGATCACTGGATTGTTTACAGTACGGTGACGGCTGGACGAGTGGCGAAAGCGGATGCGCTGACTGCCGTTCACCATCGGAAGGTGGGAAATCACTATTGA
- a CDS encoding hypothetical protein (hypothetical protein Cyan7822_0116;~similar to AA sequence:cyanobase_aa:LBDG_06650) has protein sequence MLQSKDRVAVLLHDGIQGTQGKTGLTFTRYRSESVVAIIDHQTAGQSFSALTSIACKAPIVRSVDEALDYQPTVLLIGIAPSGGILPEAWLSEIGSAIASGVSIANGLHTALAPRFKKQLQPGQWIWDIRQEPPGLKVGSGAARSLSNRRVLTVGTDMSIGKMSTSLELDRLAQTRGIRSRFLGTGQAGMMISGDGIPLDAIRVDFAAGAVEQLVMRYGDHDLLHIEGQGSIFNPASTATLPLLRGSQPTHLILVHRAGQLQIRTFPQVSIPPLKTVVQVYESLAAAGGSFTPCKVAAIALNTAHLDQDAAWRAIALIQEETNLPCTDPVRFGADILLDAILNREPAR, from the coding sequence ATGTTGCAATCGAAAGATCGGGTTGCGGTTCTGTTGCATGATGGAATTCAAGGCACACAGGGCAAAACGGGATTAACCTTTACTCGGTATCGATCTGAATCGGTGGTTGCCATTATTGATCATCAAACTGCTGGACAATCTTTTTCGGCACTAACTTCGATCGCGTGTAAGGCTCCCATTGTTCGCTCAGTGGATGAAGCACTGGACTATCAACCGACGGTGTTATTGATTGGGATTGCTCCATCAGGCGGAATCTTACCCGAAGCTTGGTTGAGTGAGATTGGAAGTGCGATCGCGTCCGGGGTGTCGATCGCGAATGGATTGCATACCGCTTTAGCTCCTCGATTCAAGAAGCAATTACAGCCCGGACAATGGATTTGGGATATTCGTCAAGAACCACCGGGATTGAAAGTCGGAAGTGGGGCGGCTCGATCGCTGTCTAATCGAAGAGTTCTCACCGTGGGAACCGATATGAGCATTGGGAAAATGTCTACGAGTTTGGAACTCGATCGTCTGGCTCAAACACGAGGAATACGATCGAGGTTTCTTGGAACCGGACAAGCTGGAATGATGATTTCTGGTGATGGGATTCCGTTAGATGCGATTCGGGTCGATTTTGCTGCGGGAGCGGTTGAACAGTTAGTCATGCGCTATGGAGATCATGACTTGCTTCACATTGAGGGACAAGGTTCGATTTTTAATCCAGCTTCGACGGCTACCCTCCCATTGCTGAGAGGTTCACAACCGACGCATTTGATTCTGGTACATCGAGCGGGGCAATTACAGATTCGGACGTTTCCGCAGGTTTCGATTCCGCCTTTGAAAACTGTGGTGCAAGTGTATGAATCGTTAGCGGCAGCGGGTGGATCGTTTACACCGTGTAAAGTGGCAGCGATCGCGCTTAATACCGCACATTTGGATCAAGATGCAGCCTGGAGAGCGATCGCATTAATTCAAGAAGAAACGAATCTACCTTGTACCGATCCGGTTCGATTTGGGGCAGACATCTTGCTAGATGCGATTTTGAATCGTGAACCTGCAAGATGA
- a CDS encoding hypothetical protein (similar to AA sequence:cyanobase_aa:LBDG_15260) yields MNQTVEKWLIIAALAGWIASLGSLVGLAIRASSPAIASRPAQAVSVYSSNGNRSPMPVLNAREASMTQIPADTSKGYWVESLSARSTNAAQSIEQRSP; encoded by the coding sequence ATGAATCAGACGGTCGAAAAATGGTTAATCATTGCCGCACTCGCAGGTTGGATCGCATCGCTTGGAAGCCTAGTCGGATTAGCAATTCGGGCTTCTTCACCTGCGATCGCTTCTCGTCCTGCTCAAGCGGTGAGTGTTTATTCTTCTAATGGAAATCGTTCACCGATGCCCGTGTTAAATGCGCGTGAGGCTTCAATGACGCAGATTCCAGCAGACACCTCAAAAGGTTACTGGGTAGAATCGCTGTCTGCTCGATCGACGAATGCTGCACAATCCATAGAACAGCGATCGCCCTAG
- a CDS encoding hypothetical protein (hypothetical protein Npun_F5830;~similar to AA sequence:cyanobase_aa:LBDG_52490), whose protein sequence is MIHFVLDLSTWIDHTAHVSDFVQSIDVSILAQEFKQTDIAGNVGKSWNHFIRTGQVWAFVLGIGLGYFVRTFTSFG, encoded by the coding sequence ATGATTCATTTCGTTTTAGACCTATCCACTTGGATCGATCACACGGCTCATGTGAGTGATTTTGTTCAATCGATCGATGTTTCCATTTTGGCTCAAGAATTTAAGCAGACCGATATCGCTGGAAATGTCGGCAAAAGCTGGAATCACTTTATCAGAACTGGGCAAGTTTGGGCATTTGTCTTGGGAATTGGACTGGGCTATTTTGTCAGAACTTTTACCTCATTCGGTTAA
- a CDS encoding flavin reductase domain-containing protein (similar to AA sequence:cyanobase_aa:LBDG_52040), whose translation MLQTKPRDVQVAEIAQNTWILRSRTWDRLKFEVEYARQKGTTANSYLIQAEKSALIDPPGGSFTDIFLKELHDHQYFQKLDYVILGHVNSNRIETIKRLLEIAPQITIVCSRPAANTLKAAFPNQSLNINAVRGEEILDLGKGHELQFAFIPTPRWVDGLCTYDPATRILYTDKLFGAHVCDDAIFDENWKQLDDDRHYYFDCLHAAQSKQVEDAIDKLSRFRPKWYAVGHGSIVRYSLSRLKLEYLEWCEQQKTQELSVALLYTSAYGNTASVAHAIAKGLTDSEIKVESINCELADPSEITAAIEQCDAFVIGSPTLGGHAPTQMQTALGLVLSTASKTKIAGVFGSYGWSGEAIDLLESRLQDAGFVFGFDTIRVKFKPTDEVIQQCEAAGTEFAQALKKTKKVRAPRQVGIEAQSDRTEQAIARVVGSLSVITASQGGSPFGILTSWVSQATFTPPGITISVPKERAEGVLDHAETPFVLNILKEGRNVRRNFLRATAPGEDRFAELSTESASNGCPILLDALAYLECKVVNRMDCGDHWLLYATVENGKVLEATGVTAVQHRKTATAY comes from the coding sequence ATGCTTCAGACCAAACCCAGAGACGTACAAGTTGCCGAAATCGCACAAAACACTTGGATTCTACGATCGCGCACTTGGGATCGCCTGAAATTTGAGGTCGAATACGCACGACAAAAAGGCACGACCGCAAACAGCTATCTGATTCAGGCAGAAAAAAGCGCTCTGATCGATCCACCAGGTGGCTCATTTACCGATATTTTTCTCAAAGAACTCCACGATCATCAATACTTTCAAAAGCTCGATTATGTGATTTTGGGTCACGTCAATTCCAACCGAATCGAAACGATCAAGCGACTCCTGGAAATTGCGCCACAAATTACGATCGTCTGTTCTCGCCCTGCCGCAAACACTCTCAAAGCCGCGTTTCCTAATCAATCGCTGAACATTAATGCCGTTCGGGGTGAAGAAATCCTAGATTTAGGCAAAGGTCACGAGCTTCAATTTGCGTTCATTCCCACACCGCGCTGGGTAGATGGACTCTGCACCTACGATCCAGCGACTCGGATTCTCTACACCGATAAGCTGTTTGGTGCTCACGTTTGCGACGATGCCATTTTCGATGAAAACTGGAAACAGTTGGACGACGATCGACATTATTATTTCGACTGTCTCCATGCTGCTCAATCCAAACAAGTCGAAGATGCGATCGACAAACTCTCCCGGTTTCGCCCCAAATGGTACGCGGTCGGTCATGGTTCGATCGTTCGTTACAGTCTCAGCCGCCTCAAGCTCGAATACCTCGAATGGTGCGAACAGCAAAAGACTCAAGAACTCTCAGTTGCACTGCTTTACACTTCTGCGTATGGCAACACTGCCTCGGTCGCTCATGCGATCGCGAAAGGACTAACCGATTCTGAAATCAAAGTCGAATCGATTAACTGTGAATTGGCTGATCCGAGTGAGATTACCGCCGCGATCGAACAATGTGATGCCTTTGTGATTGGTTCTCCCACTTTGGGCGGACATGCTCCAACTCAGATGCAAACCGCACTGGGGTTGGTACTTTCCACAGCATCGAAAACGAAGATTGCAGGCGTATTCGGGTCTTATGGCTGGAGTGGAGAAGCGATCGACTTACTCGAAAGCAGACTGCAAGATGCGGGATTTGTCTTTGGATTCGATACGATTCGCGTCAAGTTCAAGCCAACCGATGAAGTGATTCAACAGTGTGAAGCGGCTGGAACCGAATTTGCTCAAGCATTGAAGAAAACAAAGAAGGTTAGAGCACCGAGACAAGTCGGAATCGAAGCACAGAGCGATCGAACTGAACAAGCGATCGCACGAGTGGTCGGTTCTCTCAGTGTAATCACAGCGAGTCAGGGCGGATCACCGTTTGGCATTCTCACGTCTTGGGTTTCTCAAGCCACCTTTACACCGCCTGGAATTACCATCTCTGTGCCCAAAGAACGAGCAGAAGGCGTATTAGATCATGCGGAGACTCCGTTTGTGCTAAACATTCTCAAAGAAGGGCGAAATGTCCGACGCAACTTCTTGAGAGCGACTGCACCCGGAGAGGATCGGTTTGCTGAACTCAGTACCGAATCTGCCTCGAATGGTTGTCCAATTCTGTTGGATGCGCTGGCTTATCTTGAATGCAAAGTTGTTAACCGGATGGATTGTGGCGATCATTGGTTGCTTTATGCCACGGTTGAGAATGGCAAAGTGCTAGAAGCAACGGGTGTGACGGCAGTTCAACATCGTAAGACGGCTACCGCTTATTGA
- a CDS encoding hypothetical protein (hypothetical protein SCD_00144;~similar to AA sequence:cyanobase_aa:LBDG_15270), with protein MNVKRFFQVMIPVAIAIVVFLFSTTMQATSAPAGRTQLQWYGQSAFKLTTPSGRVLLIDPWLTNPVNPNGKTDLANLNRADLILVTHGHFDHVGDAITIAKKTNAPLVSTADLGQALVGIGYPKNLVSLTTQGNFGGELSLLNNEVRVAFIPAIHSSTVASDGSPAQFAGNPGGFLISVQNGPTLYHTGDTDVFADMSLIPQFRKVTVMLACIGDHFTMGPKRAATAVNYVKPDLVIPMHFGTFPALTGTPQAFQAELDRQKVNTKLQVMKVGQTVQL; from the coding sequence ATGAACGTTAAACGGTTTTTTCAAGTCATGATTCCGGTGGCGATCGCGATCGTGGTTTTTCTCTTCAGTACAACAATGCAGGCGACAAGCGCCCCCGCAGGTCGAACTCAACTACAGTGGTATGGGCAATCAGCATTCAAGCTCACGACTCCCTCTGGTAGAGTGTTGCTGATTGATCCCTGGCTCACGAATCCGGTGAATCCAAACGGTAAAACAGATTTGGCAAATCTCAATCGAGCGGATTTGATTCTGGTGACGCATGGACATTTTGATCATGTTGGGGATGCCATTACGATCGCGAAAAAAACGAATGCGCCGCTCGTCAGTACTGCTGACTTGGGACAAGCATTAGTGGGGATTGGCTATCCCAAGAACCTAGTCAGTCTGACCACTCAAGGAAATTTCGGTGGTGAACTGTCGCTGTTGAACAATGAAGTGAGAGTTGCTTTTATTCCAGCCATTCACAGTTCAACCGTGGCATCCGATGGGAGTCCAGCCCAGTTCGCAGGCAATCCAGGTGGATTTCTTATCAGTGTCCAAAATGGTCCAACCCTCTATCACACCGGAGATACGGACGTGTTTGCGGATATGTCTCTGATTCCACAGTTTCGCAAAGTTACGGTGATGTTGGCTTGTATCGGGGATCACTTCACGATGGGACCCAAACGGGCGGCAACTGCGGTAAATTATGTCAAGCCTGATCTGGTGATTCCGATGCACTTTGGGACTTTTCCTGCCCTGACCGGGACTCCACAGGCTTTTCAAGCCGAACTCGATCGCCAAAAAGTCAACACCAAACTTCAAGTGATGAAAGTCGGTCAAACTGTTCAACTCTAA
- a CDS encoding two component transcriptional regulator, LuxR family (similar to AA sequence:cyanobase_aa:LBDG_52480), with translation MIRVLLADDQNLIREGLKALLEQEPDLQVVADVDNGCDAVEQAEALQPDVVLMDLKMPRMDGITATQTICERCPETRVLVLTASDDEKSVRTALQVGARGYLLKDMSPDELANAVRTAHKGFTQLSPGILQKALASSIEDETEVELIESAATNVLPFMPSQRRTPASNLPPGFSKLTARERQVLRLIAEGSSNREIARTLDISEGTVKNHVASILGRLNLRDRTQAAIIATSVMPLLN, from the coding sequence ATGATTCGCGTATTGTTAGCAGATGATCAAAATCTCATTCGAGAAGGTCTGAAAGCCCTCTTGGAACAAGAACCTGACCTCCAAGTGGTCGCGGATGTGGACAATGGTTGTGATGCAGTGGAACAAGCTGAAGCGCTCCAACCTGATGTGGTTCTGATGGATTTGAAGATGCCGAGGATGGATGGCATTACGGCAACTCAAACCATTTGTGAACGCTGTCCTGAAACGCGAGTCTTGGTTTTGACGGCTTCGGATGATGAAAAGTCCGTGAGAACAGCACTACAAGTGGGCGCACGGGGATATCTCTTAAAAGATATGTCACCGGATGAGTTAGCCAATGCGGTTCGGACGGCTCACAAAGGATTTACTCAATTGAGTCCGGGAATTTTGCAGAAAGCTCTCGCGTCCTCGATCGAGGATGAAACAGAGGTCGAATTGATCGAGTCCGCCGCGACGAACGTTCTCCCGTTCATGCCCTCTCAGCGTCGAACTCCCGCAAGCAATCTACCGCCCGGATTTTCCAAGCTCACTGCACGAGAACGCCAAGTCTTGAGACTGATTGCTGAAGGATCGAGCAACCGAGAAATTGCGCGGACGCTGGATATCTCTGAAGGGACGGTGAAAAACCACGTTGCCAGTATTTTAGGACGTTTGAACTTACGCGATCGTACTCAAGCCGCGATCATCGCTACCTCTGTCATGCCGCTGTTGAACTAG
- a CDS encoding dolichyl-phosphate-protein mannosyltransferase (similar to AA sequence:cyanobase_aa:LBDG_52470), whose amino-acid sequence MQINQVCCDRNLPKQRRSQYAERLENGRTRIVMRKTEPSIKPIPWFRLGIVGIFLISLALRFWGLERFNTLVFDEVYYAKFANNYLTGTKFFDGHPPLSKYLIAIGIWIGNRLPIGQDTVNNLTGSTLTTWSYRWLNALTGSFIPLVISAIAFQLSHRRSFALIAGTLAAMDGLFLVESRYALNNVYLVIFGLIGQWCLLLSLRSPKRFNSFLVISGVFFGASASIKWNGLWFLMSVYFLWGIAWIFRFLNWTSQGSKLSTEIPSNSLPTSPLYRLTQINLFYFLLCFAAIPALFYWLIWLPHIHFNPEFGFLEVQRQILTYHQRVGSGTNIHPYCSTWYSWILMLRPIAYYYQVANSASDPIPNGNSTLVLEPGRVVYDVHAMGNPALWWLSSVAIVFLIWILVEHWKFLPSLASFHAPRLSFLPPQELWIVLFLLVSYVANLLPWMPVSRCVFLYHYMGSLVYATMGLAWFVDRWFRTREFRAIGIGVMVICAIAFVFWMPIYLGLPLTQQEYQMRMWLRSWV is encoded by the coding sequence ATGCAAATAAATCAAGTCTGTTGTGACAGAAATTTACCAAAACAGAGAAGAAGTCAGTATGCTGAAAGACTAGAAAACGGCAGAACAAGAATTGTGATGAGGAAGACTGAACCATCCATCAAGCCAATCCCCTGGTTTCGGCTCGGAATCGTTGGGATTTTTCTAATTTCGTTAGCGCTTCGATTTTGGGGATTGGAACGATTTAACACCCTGGTCTTTGATGAAGTCTACTATGCAAAGTTCGCAAATAACTATCTGACAGGAACAAAATTTTTCGATGGTCATCCGCCTTTGAGTAAGTATTTGATTGCGATCGGAATTTGGATTGGCAATCGGCTTCCAATCGGTCAAGATACCGTCAATAATCTCACAGGTTCGACGTTAACCACCTGGAGTTATCGCTGGCTAAATGCGTTAACGGGATCATTTATTCCATTAGTCATTTCTGCGATCGCGTTTCAACTGAGTCACCGTCGAAGCTTTGCTCTGATTGCTGGAACGCTTGCTGCGATGGATGGTCTGTTTCTAGTTGAGTCGCGATATGCCCTCAATAATGTCTATCTCGTTATATTCGGATTAATCGGGCAATGGTGTCTGTTATTAAGTTTACGATCGCCCAAAAGATTCAATTCTTTTCTAGTGATCTCTGGTGTGTTTTTTGGGGCATCTGCTTCGATCAAATGGAACGGTTTATGGTTCTTGATGAGCGTCTATTTCCTGTGGGGAATCGCCTGGATCTTTCGGTTCTTAAATTGGACAAGTCAAGGCTCAAAACTATCGACAGAAATCCCTAGCAATTCATTACCAACTTCACCGTTATATCGTCTTACACAAATCAATCTGTTCTATTTTTTACTCTGTTTTGCAGCGATTCCTGCGCTGTTTTATTGGTTAATTTGGCTACCGCATATTCACTTCAATCCTGAGTTTGGTTTCCTCGAAGTTCAACGCCAAATTTTGACTTATCATCAGCGAGTGGGCAGCGGTACAAATATTCATCCCTATTGTTCAACTTGGTACAGTTGGATACTCATGCTGCGTCCTATTGCGTATTATTACCAAGTTGCGAATTCGGCATCTGATCCAATTCCAAACGGGAATTCTACGCTGGTTTTAGAGCCGGGACGGGTGGTTTACGATGTTCATGCGATGGGAAATCCGGCGCTCTGGTGGCTTTCATCAGTTGCGATCGTCTTTCTCATTTGGATACTGGTAGAACACTGGAAATTTTTGCCGAGTTTGGCGAGCTTTCATGCTCCTCGGTTAAGTTTCCTACCACCTCAAGAGCTATGGATTGTTTTATTTTTGCTGGTGAGCTACGTGGCGAATCTACTGCCTTGGATGCCCGTATCGCGCTGCGTGTTCTTGTATCACTACATGGGGTCATTGGTTTACGCCACGATGGGACTCGCTTGGTTTGTCGATCGCTGGTTTCGCACTCGTGAATTTCGAGCGATCGGGATTGGTGTGATGGTGATTTGTGCGATCGCGTTTGTGTTTTGGATGCCGATCTATCTGGGATTGCCGTTAACGCAACAGGAATATCAAATGCGGATGTGGCTACGATCGTGGGTCTAA